From the Sphingobium yanoikuyae genome, the window GTCAGGATTTTCGACCAGAGCGAGCGGCGCGGGCTGGCCGGAGCCATCCTTCTTCAGCTTCTGTTCGGCGGCGTCGGCGGTGCGCCAGTCGGCGACGGCCGCGACCATGATCGCTGCGTCGGCGGGCAGGGCGTCCTCGACCGCCGCCAGCATCTCGCGCGCGGTCTCGACATCGATGCGGTCGACCCCTGCGGGCGTCGGCAGATGCACGGGGCCCGCCACTAAAGTCACCTTCGCCCCGGCACGCGCAGCGGCGGCGGCGATGGCAAAGCCCTGCTTGCCCGAAGAGCGATTGGCGATGTAGCGCACCGGATCGATAGGCTCATGCGTCGGCCCGGCCGTCACCAATATATGCCGTCCGGTCAGCGGTTCATCCGCGCCGGCGAAATCCGGCTGACCCGCCAGCGGATCGGGCAAAGTCGGAGCGGCCAGCAAGCGCCCAATCTCCGCCGCAATCGCTTCCGGCTCGGGCAGGCGCCCCTTGCCATATTCGCCGCAGGCCATCTCGCCATCGTCGGGCGTCATGATGTGGAGGCCATCGGCATGGAGCTGCGCCAGGTTCCGCTGCGTCGCCTTGTGGTGCCACATGCGCACATTCATCGCCGGTACGGCCAGCACCGGCTTGTCGGTGGCGAGCAATATGGTGGTGGCCAGGTCATCGGCAATGCCCGCCGCCATCTTCGCCAGGATGTTGGCGGTCGCCGGCGCGACGACGATCAGGTCCGCCTGGCGTGACAGCTGGATATGGCCGATCTCGCGCTCTTCCTTGAGATCGAACATGTCACCATAGACATGATCCTCGGTCAGCACGCCCAGGCTCAGCGGCGTGACGAACTGCTGCGCGCTTTCGGTCAGCACCGCGCGCACGGCGATGCCGCGCTTGCGCAACTGGCGCACCAGTTCCAGCGACTTATAGGCCGCAATGCCGCCGGAGACGATGAGAAGGACACGCTGGGTCATGGCCAACATTTGGTCGTGCGACCGGGACTTGTCCAGCCCGGTCGCCGACTTAGAAGAAGGTCGTGGCGGCGGCCATCGCCCCGGCGCCGATCGCCGCCGCCAGCAGCGCAACCAGCCCATAGCGCCAGCCGCCGCCCACCTGGATCAGCTTCACGTCGCCCAGCGGCAGCGGCGGCGGGGCACCGCCCTTTTCGGGGAAGGCGTCTTCGATGCGGCGGACCAGCGCCGGCAGCCGCTGAATCAGGCGCCAATTCTCGATCAGCGCATCAGCGGCCTTGGCTTCCGGCCCCAATTCGGTGCGCAGCCATTCCTTCACATAGGGGCCGCTCGTCTCCCACATGTTGATTTCGGGATCGAGCTGATGGGCGACGCCCTCGACCATCACCATCGTCTTCTGCAGCAGCAGCAGATGCGGCTGGGTCTGCATGTCGAAATCGCGGGTGATGGCGAACAGTCCGTCCAGCATGCCGCCGACCGACAACTCGCTGGCCGGCTTGCCGCGCATCGGCTCGCCCACGGCGCGCAGCGCGGTGGCGAACTCGTCGACATTGTGATGGCCGGGCACATATTGCGCCTCGAAATGGATTTCGGCGACGCGCTTGTAGTTGCCGGTGATCAGGCCATAGAGAATCTCGGCCAACCACATGCGCGCGCGCCGATCGATCCGGCCCATGATGCCGAAATCGATCGCGACAATGTCGCCATTGCCCTTCACGAACAAATTGCCCTGATGCATGTCCGCGTGGAAGAAGCCCTCGGCGATCGCCTGGCGCAGGAAGGCGTTGACCAGCCGCGCGGCGATGTCCTTGAGGTCATGGCCGGCGGCGATCAGCGCATCGCGATCGGAGATCTTGATGCCGTCGATCCATTCCATCGTCATGACCTTGCCGGTCGTGCGATCCCAGTCGATCGCGGGAATGCGATAGCCCGGCATCGCCTCCATCGCCTCGGCCAGTTCCGATGCCGATGCCGCCTCGCGCCGCAGGTCCAATTCGCGGGCCGTCCAGCGCTTCATATTGGCGATCACCAGACGCGGGCGCAGGCGGGCGACTTCGCCGCCCAGCATCTCGACATGGGCGGCAGCCCATTCATAGGTCTGGATGTCGCGGTTGAACTGGTCGATCACGCCAGGGCGGATCACCTTCACCGCGACCTCGCGGCCGTCGCTGGTGACGGCGCGATGGACCTGCGCGATCGACGCGGCGCCCACGGGCAGTTCGTCGAAGCGGGTATAGACCTGCTCCAGCGGCCGGCCGAAGCTCTGCTCGATCTGGGCGCGGATCGTCTCGAACGGGACCGGGGGCAGGGCGTCCTGCAGCCGCAGCAGGTCGTTCGCGGCTTCCTCGCCGACCAGATCGGGGCGGGTCGCCAGCGTCTGGCCCAGCTTGATCGCGGCCGGGCCGATCGACTGGAACGCATCGGCATAGCGTGGCTGCTTGGGCACGCGCGCGCCGAAGCGGGCCAGACGCACCAGCCGGCGCACGGGTGTGGGCGTCAGCGGATCGCGTTCTATGCCAGTGAGGGCGCCATGGCGTGCGAGTGTTCGGCCCCATTTCAGGAGCCGCCAGATATGAGTCGCGTGGGTGGTCATGCGGGCGTCAGATCTTCCAGCCCGAATGGATCGCCACCAACCCACCCAGGATCGGCTCGACCTTGGTGTTCACGAAGCCGGCATCGCGGATCATGCCCTCGAACTTGGGCATGGGCGGGAAGCGGCGGATCGATTCGATCAGATAGCGATAGCTGTCGGCATCATTGGCGAACAGCTTGCCCAGTTGCGGCACCAGCTTGTGCGAATAGCTGTCATAGACGTCGGAAAAGCCCGGCCAGGTGGTGGTCGAAAATTCCAGGCAGAAGAAACGCCCGCCGAACTTCAGCACGCGGTGCGCCTCGCGCAGCGCCTTGTCGATATGGGTGACGTTGCGGATGCCGAAGGCGATCGTATAGGCGTCGAACTCCCGGTCGCCAAAGGTCAGCG encodes:
- the ubiB gene encoding 2-polyprenylphenol 6-hydroxylase, which translates into the protein MTTHATHIWRLLKWGRTLARHGALTGIERDPLTPTPVRRLVRLARFGARVPKQPRYADAFQSIGPAAIKLGQTLATRPDLVGEEAANDLLRLQDALPPVPFETIRAQIEQSFGRPLEQVYTRFDELPVGAASIAQVHRAVTSDGREVAVKVIRPGVIDQFNRDIQTYEWAAAHVEMLGGEVARLRPRLVIANMKRWTARELDLRREAASASELAEAMEAMPGYRIPAIDWDRTTGKVMTMEWIDGIKISDRDALIAAGHDLKDIAARLVNAFLRQAIAEGFFHADMHQGNLFVKGNGDIVAIDFGIMGRIDRRARMWLAEILYGLITGNYKRVAEIHFEAQYVPGHHNVDEFATALRAVGEPMRGKPASELSVGGMLDGLFAITRDFDMQTQPHLLLLQKTMVMVEGVAHQLDPEINMWETSGPYVKEWLRTELGPEAKAADALIENWRLIQRLPALVRRIEDAFPEKGGAPPPLPLGDVKLIQVGGGWRYGLVALLAAAIGAGAMAAATTFF
- the coaBC gene encoding bifunctional phosphopantothenoylcysteine decarboxylase/phosphopantothenate--cysteine ligase CoaBC, whose amino-acid sequence is MTQRVLLIVSGGIAAYKSLELVRQLRKRGIAVRAVLTESAQQFVTPLSLGVLTEDHVYGDMFDLKEEREIGHIQLSRQADLIVVAPATANILAKMAAGIADDLATTILLATDKPVLAVPAMNVRMWHHKATQRNLAQLHADGLHIMTPDDGEMACGEYGKGRLPEPEAIAAEIGRLLAAPTLPDPLAGQPDFAGADEPLTGRHILVTAGPTHEPIDPVRYIANRSSGKQGFAIAAAAARAGAKVTLVAGPVHLPTPAGVDRIDVETAREMLAAVEDALPADAAIMVAAVADWRTADAAEQKLKKDGSGQPAPLALVENPDILATLGHHARRPRLLIGFAAETQKIAEHAQAKLARKGADWIVANDVSGDVMGGDSNSVQIVTSAGIESWAAMAKSDVATKLIEKVANALSPAAD
- a CDS encoding class I SAM-dependent methyltransferase, producing MSETASFGYRDVDAAEKAGMVRAVFSNVAAKYDLMNDAMSGGAHRLWKDQFVKRVKPQPGEQILDMAGGTGDIAFRMHKLGAQITVSDINPEMLAVGVERAQKKGYEGLIWSEQNAETLTFGDREFDAYTIAFGIRNVTHIDKALREAHRVLKFGGRFFCLEFSTTTWPGFSDVYDSYSHKLVPQLGKLFANDADSYRYLIESIRRFPPMPKFEGMIRDAGFVNTKVEPILGGLVAIHSGWKI